The following proteins come from a genomic window of Nitrospira sp.:
- a CDS encoding DUF2309 domain-containing protein, translating into MEPLEHVPDIESKRMELRGVVRLAGEVIAQYWPMRTFVHHNPLHSIEYLPFEEAVKRGKQFMGGNGYLPSHLYREYLKAGRIRSTHLDDALKPRIIDKHVTIGSHRVTHGSVLRACLAEGICAPAMEPLDDQLEDPDKPLIDALARKLECVLLPFSLDDRIRKVVDENKTALCRWLTLSHWCDDTLGTQIVQQINEQMIKWCGAFLDEGHATWAMPEREKGLYEAWKAMASHEWSPCGIKDSGRKIAQLPNHPEDALLESLDALGIPAELLQDYLSLQLTALPGWAGFIKWRGEERDYPWQQAHPVGLVKFLAIRLWYARELVQQACKDHLDIDGRYEAVMAYMHDYPEEYYLRRQRVAGRLPALYAEEVDRLSHRKGQSWKNILTRYRAEVIPRLQAAVRRGAARRLLSLAHSLNIDATALVESAPADLKQAVDWMDTFPESDHGPVWLKALEAGYQEQLLSHLCARAKNALPSEPARPYSQSVYCIDVRSEPFRRHLESVGPHETYGFAGFFAAFIRYRAWGKEHDTEQFPVIMRAKNEVREIPRSYLDRKVSQHAARTKWVLAGHTLLHDLKENVVTPYVMVESLGWFYGLPIFGKTLIPALYQRWTVWLRRLFVPSLATTLTIDKLAPGETAEMLEAEQHAVIREALHEQFGLRSFRITPALVEGLRQRALTVEGDPEPPIAAEEIERAGLTPETINSFVETLRRQYDLTARSASRHKERLTRTGFTLEEQALTVDTALRMMGLTKNFARLVLFCAHGSTSDNNPYESALDCGACGGNEGKPNARALAMMANNPKVRERIAKLKINIPSDTHFLAGQMNTTTDVIQLFDLEDAPPTHRADIARLQEDLKEASALTSQERCARFPDIQEVLKETTAEAHVRRRSVDWSQVRPEWGLSNNAAFLIGRRELTKGLDLEGRVFLHSYDYREDPSNRLLEVLLTGPQVVGQWINMEHYFSAVDNEVYGSGSKIYHNVVGRLGIMSGPWSDLRLGLARQTVMNGEGAYHEPMRLLTIIEAPRRGIEKLIARYEVLQHYYHNEWVHLVALDPEDRVWYRYRPDGTWHPIVTP; encoded by the coding sequence ATGGAACCGCTAGAGCACGTTCCTGACATTGAATCCAAGCGAATGGAATTGCGCGGCGTCGTTCGCCTTGCGGGGGAAGTCATTGCGCAATACTGGCCGATGCGGACCTTCGTCCACCACAATCCATTGCACAGCATTGAATATTTGCCGTTCGAAGAAGCCGTCAAGCGCGGGAAGCAGTTCATGGGCGGCAACGGTTACCTTCCCAGTCATTTGTATCGTGAGTACCTCAAGGCCGGTCGAATCCGGTCAACTCATCTCGATGACGCACTCAAACCGCGCATCATCGATAAGCATGTGACCATCGGGTCGCACCGCGTCACGCACGGCTCGGTCTTGCGCGCCTGCCTGGCTGAGGGAATTTGTGCTCCCGCCATGGAACCGCTTGACGATCAATTGGAGGATCCCGACAAGCCGTTGATCGACGCACTCGCGCGTAAGCTGGAGTGTGTGCTGCTTCCTTTTTCACTGGACGATCGAATCCGAAAAGTCGTGGATGAGAACAAAACTGCCCTCTGCCGATGGCTCACGCTTTCACACTGGTGCGACGACACGCTCGGCACACAGATCGTCCAACAGATCAACGAACAAATGATCAAGTGGTGCGGAGCCTTCTTAGACGAAGGTCATGCCACATGGGCCATGCCGGAGCGTGAAAAGGGTCTGTATGAAGCCTGGAAGGCCATGGCCTCTCACGAATGGTCTCCCTGTGGAATCAAGGACAGCGGTAGGAAAATCGCCCAGCTGCCGAATCATCCCGAAGACGCGCTCCTCGAAAGCCTGGATGCACTGGGGATTCCCGCTGAACTTCTACAAGATTACTTATCGCTACAATTGACCGCGCTGCCCGGCTGGGCCGGATTCATCAAGTGGCGCGGAGAAGAACGTGATTACCCATGGCAACAAGCTCACCCGGTCGGTCTGGTGAAATTCCTGGCAATTCGTCTCTGGTACGCGCGCGAACTGGTCCAACAGGCTTGCAAGGACCACCTCGACATCGACGGCCGATACGAGGCCGTGATGGCCTACATGCATGATTATCCCGAAGAGTATTACCTTCGACGGCAGCGGGTGGCCGGGCGATTGCCCGCCCTCTATGCCGAGGAGGTCGATCGGCTTTCGCATCGGAAGGGGCAAAGCTGGAAGAATATCCTCACACGATACCGTGCCGAGGTCATTCCTCGCCTGCAAGCGGCCGTTCGTCGTGGAGCCGCGCGGCGGCTCCTTTCCTTAGCCCATTCGTTGAACATTGATGCAACCGCACTCGTGGAGAGCGCCCCTGCGGACCTCAAACAAGCCGTTGATTGGATGGACACTTTCCCCGAATCGGACCATGGACCGGTGTGGCTCAAGGCCCTTGAGGCCGGCTACCAGGAGCAGCTGTTAAGCCACTTGTGCGCGCGGGCCAAGAATGCTCTTCCTTCCGAGCCGGCGCGCCCGTACTCACAGTCGGTCTACTGCATCGACGTGCGTTCCGAACCGTTTCGCCGCCATCTCGAATCGGTCGGCCCACACGAGACGTATGGCTTCGCCGGCTTCTTTGCCGCCTTCATCCGCTATCGGGCTTGGGGAAAGGAACATGATACGGAGCAGTTTCCGGTGATCATGCGAGCGAAGAACGAGGTACGGGAGATCCCGCGCAGCTATCTCGATCGTAAGGTATCACAACACGCGGCGCGGACCAAGTGGGTGCTTGCGGGTCATACGCTCCTGCACGATCTGAAAGAAAATGTCGTGACTCCATATGTCATGGTGGAATCGCTCGGCTGGTTTTACGGCCTGCCGATCTTCGGCAAAACATTGATCCCCGCGCTTTACCAGCGCTGGACCGTCTGGTTGCGGCGCCTGTTCGTCCCCTCTCTGGCCACTACCTTGACGATAGACAAGTTGGCGCCGGGCGAAACTGCTGAAATGCTCGAAGCGGAACAACATGCCGTGATCAGGGAGGCCCTGCACGAACAATTCGGTCTCCGCAGTTTCCGTATCACTCCCGCGCTCGTTGAAGGCTTGCGCCAGCGCGCGCTGACGGTAGAAGGAGACCCTGAGCCGCCGATCGCCGCTGAAGAAATCGAACGGGCCGGACTCACACCGGAGACGATCAACTCGTTTGTCGAAACCCTGCGGCGGCAATACGATCTGACGGCGCGATCCGCCTCACGACACAAAGAACGGCTCACCAGGACCGGTTTCACCTTGGAAGAGCAGGCCCTGACTGTCGATACCGCACTCCGCATGATGGGATTGACCAAGAACTTTGCGCGGCTCGTCCTGTTCTGCGCGCATGGAAGCACGTCGGACAACAACCCCTATGAATCCGCGCTCGATTGCGGAGCTTGCGGCGGCAATGAGGGCAAGCCGAATGCACGTGCTCTCGCAATGATGGCGAACAATCCTAAGGTCCGCGAGCGAATCGCTAAATTGAAGATCAACATCCCGTCCGATACGCATTTCCTTGCCGGGCAGATGAATACGACGACCGATGTCATACAGCTTTTCGACCTCGAAGACGCTCCGCCTACTCATCGCGCAGACATCGCCCGACTTCAAGAAGATCTCAAAGAGGCTTCCGCCCTCACCAGTCAGGAACGGTGCGCGCGCTTTCCCGATATCCAAGAGGTTCTCAAGGAGACGACGGCCGAAGCGCATGTCCGTAGGCGAAGCGTGGACTGGAGCCAAGTCAGACCGGAATGGGGCCTTTCAAACAATGCGGCGTTCCTGATCGGGCGGAGAGAACTGACGAAGGGCCTGGACCTGGAAGGGCGTGTCTTCCTGCACTCGTACGATTATCGAGAGGATCCGAGTAACCGATTGCTCGAAGTGCTGCTCACCGGGCCGCAGGTCGTCGGCCAGTGGATCAACATGGAACATTATTTTTCTGCCGTCGACAACGAGGTCTACGGCAGCGGGAGCAAGATTTACCATAATGTGGTCGGTCGGCTCGGCATCATGTCCGGACCATGGAGCGATCTCCGGCTTGGATTAGCCAGACAAACCGTCATGAACGGCGAAGGCGCCTACCATGAACCGATGCGGCTGTTGACGATTATTGAAGCGCCGCGGAGGGGAATCGAGAAATTGATTGCACGTTACGAAGTGCTTCAGCACTATTATCACAATGAGTGGGTCCATCTGGTCGCGCTCGACCCTGAAGACCGAGTTTGGTATCGCTATCGCCCCGACGGGACATGGCACCCGATCGTGACACCTTAG
- a CDS encoding NADH dehydrogenase, subunit 5: protein MPNKARHACERRRDVRRQCPARTPDFFSILLEVMMSAVLLVPLLPLIAALVVGIGSEDTLHTRAKIAAWPIAAAFCSAIATLYVVAMEGPIMLRLYDPVAPTVLAVPIGLYVDRLSAVMMVLISGIGTIIYTYSVEYMYQDVHERRYLALIGLTVCILLCMVSSANLLMLFVLWQLLSYLLYLLVHNHSHQETLKSAFRTFTLLRVGDVAFLGGTVLAYSLYGTLEFPDLFDVAAQSTATVSLFSGVEFNGATAVTLLLLVGGMSKSAQFPLYGWLPRYLYAPTSVTALLHAGIINAAGFLINRLAPLFGMSSTTLHIALVIGTLTAVLGATMMLVQNDIKNMLGFSTISQMGYMVMECGLGAFSLAVFHLIAHGLFKATVFLYSGNVIHKARQEPVLPHPGQEAEEENYSPLTWTTGVLTTLLIPLLILLATHGVLRIPLLESQGTVIFLFFIWITSSQAILTLTRLRAVASWKVSAAMLLTLLFIVFVYLFAVESFTAFLYPNPDEVAAYFKAGDLPDRLFDFLLVVSTLATIVGWVYLYMRAHGRTVWTPSWINSVRIHLYVLFLNRLYVDTVLHRVGHTLTSAIQRLDKRAQERSL from the coding sequence GTGCCGAATAAGGCACGGCACGCCTGTGAACGCCGCCGAGATGTGAGGCGGCAGTGTCCCGCGAGAACGCCGGACTTTTTCAGCATCCTGTTAGAGGTGATGATGTCCGCTGTATTGCTTGTGCCGCTGCTTCCCTTGATCGCCGCGCTTGTCGTCGGCATCGGTAGCGAAGACACGCTCCACACACGCGCGAAGATCGCCGCCTGGCCGATCGCTGCAGCTTTCTGCAGCGCCATCGCCACACTCTACGTCGTGGCGATGGAAGGTCCGATTATGCTTCGGCTGTATGATCCGGTCGCGCCCACTGTGTTGGCCGTTCCGATCGGTCTGTACGTTGATCGGCTAAGCGCAGTCATGATGGTATTGATCTCCGGCATCGGCACGATCATTTACACCTACTCCGTCGAGTATATGTACCAGGATGTGCATGAGCGCCGGTATCTCGCCCTGATCGGGCTGACCGTGTGTATCCTTCTCTGCATGGTGTCCAGCGCGAACTTGCTGATGCTGTTCGTGCTGTGGCAATTGCTGAGTTACCTCCTCTACCTCCTCGTCCACAATCATAGCCACCAAGAAACGTTGAAAAGCGCGTTTCGAACCTTCACGCTCTTGCGGGTCGGTGATGTCGCCTTCTTGGGTGGGACCGTGCTGGCTTACTCGCTGTACGGCACATTGGAATTTCCCGACCTATTTGACGTCGCCGCGCAATCGACGGCAACCGTGTCTTTGTTCTCCGGTGTCGAATTCAACGGCGCGACGGCTGTCACCTTGCTGCTCCTTGTCGGCGGAATGAGTAAGTCCGCTCAGTTTCCACTATACGGCTGGCTTCCCCGGTATCTCTATGCCCCCACATCCGTGACTGCCTTACTGCACGCGGGCATTATCAATGCCGCAGGCTTTCTGATCAACCGTCTGGCCCCCCTCTTCGGGATGAGCTCGACCACTCTGCACATCGCCCTTGTCATCGGAACGCTGACGGCCGTCCTCGGCGCAACCATGATGCTGGTGCAAAACGACATCAAGAACATGCTCGGCTTTTCGACGATCAGCCAAATGGGCTACATGGTTATGGAATGCGGTCTGGGTGCCTTTTCGCTCGCGGTCTTCCACTTGATCGCCCACGGTCTGTTCAAGGCGACGGTCTTCTTGTACAGCGGAAATGTCATTCACAAGGCGAGACAGGAGCCCGTACTTCCCCATCCAGGGCAGGAGGCGGAGGAAGAAAACTACTCGCCCCTGACTTGGACGACGGGAGTGCTCACGACCCTGCTCATTCCCTTACTCATCCTGCTGGCGACTCATGGCGTATTGCGGATTCCGCTGTTGGAATCCCAGGGGACCGTCATCTTTCTCTTTTTCATCTGGATCACCTCTTCGCAAGCGATCTTGACGTTGACGCGATTGCGGGCCGTCGCTTCCTGGAAAGTATCGGCGGCGATGTTGCTGACGCTCTTGTTCATCGTGTTTGTCTATCTGTTTGCCGTCGAATCGTTCACGGCATTCCTGTACCCAAACCCTGATGAAGTTGCCGCATACTTCAAGGCCGGTGATCTTCCGGACCGGCTCTTTGATTTTCTCCTCGTGGTATCGACGCTGGCGACGATTGTGGGTTGGGTCTACCTGTACATGCGGGCTCATGGCCGGACGGTGTGGACGCCATCGTGGATCAACAGCGTTCGGATCCACCTGTATGTGCTGTTCCTCAATCGGCTCTATGTCGACACGGTCTTACATCGGGTGGGGCACACCCTGACATCCGCCATTCAACGCTTGGATAAGCGCGCTCAAGAACGCTCGCTTTGA
- a CDS encoding NADH dehydrogenase, subunit 5, translating into MLLSLVLIVPVLQLCAAGIVMIGGERTHFTRAKAAAYPIGLAFLGAIGTLVLVTSQGPITVRFYDPASAASFIIPIGFYVDRLSAVMMALITGVSTIIYCYSTNYMYQDRHARRYLALICLTDFVLICMVSSGNLMMLFLFWQILSYLLYLLAHNHVHTETLAGAFKTFTLLRVADTAFLAGIALAYQLYGTLEFQELFVRAAAAPITLSILPGIEISATTAVTCLFFIGAMGKSAQFPLHLWLPGSLFAPTPVHALLHAGIINAGGFLINRLAPLFGMSSTTLHIAFAIGTLTAVLGATMMLAQNDIKKTLGFSTIGQMGYMIMECGLGAFSLAVFHLIAHGLFKATVFLNCGNVIHKARQEPHFPPMDHEHDEVGFSRLTWSTGFVTTLFIPLLILLATHGILRIPLLESQGTVIILFFIWITSSQAILTLTRLRAVASWKVSVIMLLTLLFIVFVYLFAVESFTAFLYPNPEEVASYFKAADLPDWLFDLIVLVAAFMTIFGWTYLYMHAHGRTVWLPAWIEGLRIRLYTIFLNRIYADELYQLMGSMTTQLVHRIDKLERGWSR; encoded by the coding sequence GTGCTCCTGTCACTGGTACTCATCGTTCCAGTTCTTCAGCTATGTGCAGCCGGCATCGTGATGATCGGCGGTGAGAGGACGCATTTCACCCGCGCGAAGGCGGCCGCCTATCCCATCGGCCTGGCATTCCTCGGTGCCATCGGCACGCTGGTCTTGGTCACATCGCAAGGTCCCATCACCGTTCGGTTCTACGATCCTGCTTCCGCCGCTTCCTTCATTATTCCCATCGGTTTCTATGTCGACCGGCTCAGTGCCGTCATGATGGCGTTGATCACGGGCGTCAGCACCATCATTTACTGTTATTCGACGAACTACATGTACCAAGATCGTCATGCACGCCGCTATCTCGCGTTGATTTGCCTGACCGACTTCGTATTGATCTGCATGGTCTCGAGCGGAAACCTCATGATGCTGTTTCTCTTTTGGCAAATCCTCAGCTACTTGCTCTATCTGCTCGCGCACAACCATGTCCATACCGAGACATTGGCGGGCGCGTTCAAGACGTTTACGCTGTTGCGCGTCGCCGATACGGCGTTTCTTGCCGGCATTGCCCTCGCCTATCAGCTCTACGGCACCCTCGAATTTCAGGAGCTGTTCGTAAGAGCGGCTGCCGCGCCCATAACCCTCTCCATTCTGCCCGGGATCGAGATCAGCGCCACAACGGCTGTGACCTGCCTCTTTTTTATCGGAGCGATGGGCAAATCCGCTCAGTTTCCCTTGCATTTGTGGCTGCCGGGATCGCTGTTCGCCCCTACACCGGTCCACGCATTGCTGCACGCGGGTATCATCAACGCCGGAGGTTTCCTCATCAACCGCCTCGCTCCGCTCTTTGGAATGAGTTCAACCACCCTGCACATTGCCTTCGCCATCGGGACACTGACGGCCGTCCTCGGCGCGACGATGATGCTGGCGCAAAACGACATCAAGAAGACGCTCGGCTTTTCGACGATCGGCCAGATGGGCTACATGATCATGGAATGCGGCTTGGGAGCCTTCTCGCTGGCCGTGTTCCATCTGATTGCTCACGGTCTCTTCAAGGCCACGGTCTTCCTCAATTGTGGAAATGTCATCCATAAGGCGAGACAGGAGCCGCATTTCCCTCCGATGGACCATGAGCATGACGAGGTGGGATTCTCGCGCTTGACCTGGTCGACCGGGTTTGTGACGACACTATTTATTCCGCTGCTTATCTTATTGGCGACGCACGGAATCCTGCGCATTCCGCTGCTGGAATCCCAGGGAACCGTGATTATCCTCTTTTTCATTTGGATCACCTCCTCGCAAGCGATTTTGACGCTCACACGACTTCGTGCCGTGGCTTCGTGGAAGGTGTCGGTCATCATGCTGCTGACGCTTCTCTTCATCGTATTCGTCTATCTGTTCGCCGTCGAGTCGTTCACCGCATTCCTCTACCCCAATCCGGAAGAGGTGGCGTCGTATTTCAAGGCCGCCGATCTCCCGGACTGGCTCTTCGACCTCATTGTCTTAGTGGCCGCATTCATGACGATCTTCGGCTGGACCTACTTATACATGCATGCCCACGGTCGGACGGTCTGGCTGCCGGCCTGGATCGAAGGCCTGAGGATCCGCCTCTATACGATATTCTTGAATAGGATATATGCCGATGAACTCTATCAACTGATGGGCTCGATGACGACGCAATTGGTTCATCGGATCGACAAGCTGGAACGCGGGTGGTCTCGATGA
- a CDS encoding Efflux transport system, outer membrane factor (OMF) lipoprotein, translating into MTGDLFRSSVKVSCAGRAMGWRVGWVLLALTLPACNDFGPRANLAPTYEPPQYVVPVSWHGSSPFVEAKPSDDELRPDWWKLYTDPVLDKLVEQAMEANPDLQAAAERFVQARNIMMKARAQYLPQVGLEFGGSHNRQSFERLFRPENSPLQQATMELGGIASWEYDLWSALRNAARVETYRAEEQAANWGLARLSLQAEVASDYFLLRGFDAQTAIYQQSIDLYKNTLDLVKAQFAGAIASALDVARVESLYYSTQTKLAQVQAQRQVTEQAIAILINVTPTSFTIDPINELRVASFTIPRVIPATLLERRPDIAGSERRMAQASRTIGIARAAFFPNVAFRADGGFEDGFNLIKLANSFWAYGSAVSLPVFQGGYRRAQLQQAWAAYRETEDLYRSTVLNAFREVENNLTLTNRLTLAADRQDAAVGANFKTQNLTLELFQGGLASSLEVIYAQLNTLLARIDSIQIKTELLRSSVALIRALGGGWDRKQLPSDDQIQPFGTFQYVNLDKPAPAGGIDVHADNNHQYNDLTKIHRP; encoded by the coding sequence ATGACAGGCGATCTCTTTCGATCGAGTGTGAAAGTGTCGTGTGCTGGTCGCGCTATGGGGTGGCGGGTGGGATGGGTGTTGCTGGCGCTCACCTTGCCGGCGTGCAATGATTTTGGACCGCGGGCCAATCTGGCGCCGACCTATGAGCCGCCCCAATACGTGGTGCCGGTCTCGTGGCATGGCTCCAGCCCCTTCGTGGAGGCGAAACCCTCGGATGACGAGCTGCGCCCGGATTGGTGGAAACTGTATACCGATCCGGTGCTGGATAAACTGGTCGAGCAAGCCATGGAGGCCAACCCGGATCTGCAGGCCGCCGCCGAGCGCTTCGTGCAGGCCCGCAACATCATGATGAAGGCCCGTGCGCAATACCTGCCGCAGGTCGGCCTCGAGTTCGGCGGGTCCCACAACCGCCAGTCGTTTGAACGCCTCTTTCGTCCGGAAAATAGTCCGTTGCAACAAGCCACGATGGAACTGGGCGGCATTGCCTCATGGGAGTACGATCTCTGGTCAGCGCTCCGCAATGCCGCGCGGGTCGAAACGTACCGCGCCGAGGAACAGGCCGCCAACTGGGGCCTCGCGCGCCTGAGCTTGCAGGCGGAGGTGGCGTCGGACTATTTCTTGCTTCGGGGCTTCGACGCCCAGACCGCCATTTATCAGCAATCGATCGATCTCTACAAAAACACGCTCGACCTTGTCAAAGCCCAGTTTGCCGGCGCGATTGCGTCCGCCCTCGATGTCGCCCGGGTGGAATCGTTGTACTACAGCACCCAGACGAAACTCGCGCAGGTGCAAGCCCAACGCCAAGTAACGGAACAGGCGATCGCCATCCTCATCAATGTGACCCCGACGAGTTTTACGATTGACCCGATCAATGAGCTGCGGGTCGCCAGCTTTACGATTCCGCGGGTCATACCCGCCACCTTGCTGGAGCGCCGGCCCGACATCGCGGGTAGCGAGCGCCGCATGGCCCAAGCCAGTCGCACCATCGGCATCGCCCGAGCCGCCTTTTTCCCCAATGTGGCGTTCCGAGCGGACGGCGGGTTCGAAGACGGCTTCAATCTGATCAAGCTGGCCAATAGCTTTTGGGCCTATGGCTCCGCGGTGTCCCTGCCGGTCTTCCAAGGGGGCTATCGCCGCGCCCAGTTGCAACAGGCCTGGGCGGCCTATCGCGAGACGGAAGATCTGTACCGGTCGACCGTGCTCAACGCCTTTCGCGAGGTCGAAAATAATTTGACCCTGACGAACCGGCTGACCCTTGCCGCCGATCGCCAGGACGCCGCCGTGGGCGCAAACTTCAAAACGCAGAATCTCACCCTGGAACTCTTCCAGGGGGGGCTGGCGTCCAGTTTGGAAGTGATTTATGCGCAGCTCAACACGCTCTTGGCCCGTATCGATTCGATCCAAATCAAGACCGAGCTGCTGCGCTCCTCCGTGGCCCTCATCCGCGCGCTGGGCGGCGGCTGGGACCGCAAGCAATTGCCCTCGGACGATCAGATTCAACCGTTCGGCACGTTCCAATATGTCAACCTCGACAAACCGGCTCCAGCGGGCGGTATCGATGTGCATGCCGACAATAACCATCAGTACAACGATCTGACCAAGATACACCGTCCATAA
- a CDS encoding RND efflux system, membrane fusion protein gives MSTMRGKALTGLGILLCVMYFGYRYYSSETNAAVLRETTLDHAIQKVSVISPKMLPPNETITLPGNIQAWYEAQIYAQVSGYVKMWHKDYGAIVKKDEVLAEINAPALDAQYAQAKADLETERARNVLAELTAKRYVAMRPNQAVSEQAISVQVQEAKAQAAKVRAAEQNVRNFEALIRFKTIVAPFDGVVTARNINVGNYVNKEATPGEGSSGAIRDLFTVADVSKLRLFVSVPEAFGPFLQPGLTADVTVPQLPNRHFTGKFLTVARGFDVSTRTAITVFEIDNEDRALWPGSYATVRLTAPIEKNVLTIPTTALVFQEHGAQIALVGDDDRVHFKPITMSRVLDNVMEITDGITEKDRIINNPSAALLEGDKVVMVTPAPGYELSDEHSQKAGDKEVASK, from the coding sequence ATGAGCACTATGCGGGGTAAAGCCCTTACAGGTCTGGGAATTCTGCTATGCGTCATGTATTTCGGTTATCGTTACTATTCCTCCGAGACCAACGCGGCAGTTTTGCGCGAGACCACTCTTGATCATGCTATCCAGAAAGTCTCCGTGATAAGTCCAAAGATGTTGCCGCCAAACGAGACTATTACACTTCCCGGCAATATTCAGGCCTGGTATGAGGCGCAGATATACGCGCAGGTTTCCGGCTATGTGAAGATGTGGCACAAGGACTACGGGGCCATAGTCAAGAAGGATGAGGTGCTCGCAGAAATCAATGCGCCGGCGCTCGATGCCCAATATGCCCAAGCCAAAGCGGATTTAGAAACCGAGCGCGCCAGGAATGTGCTGGCTGAGTTGACCGCGAAACGCTACGTGGCGATGCGACCGAACCAGGCGGTTTCGGAACAGGCGATCTCGGTGCAGGTCCAAGAGGCGAAAGCTCAAGCGGCGAAAGTCAGGGCTGCGGAGCAGAATGTCAGGAACTTCGAAGCGCTGATCCGGTTCAAGACGATCGTCGCGCCGTTTGACGGCGTGGTGACCGCGCGCAATATCAACGTCGGCAACTATGTCAATAAGGAAGCCACTCCTGGAGAAGGCAGCTCTGGCGCGATCAGGGACCTCTTTACCGTGGCCGACGTCAGTAAGCTACGCCTCTTCGTCAGTGTGCCGGAGGCGTTCGGTCCGTTTCTTCAACCGGGTTTGACGGCCGATGTCACCGTGCCGCAACTACCCAATCGCCATTTCACCGGTAAGTTCCTGACCGTTGCTCGCGGATTCGACGTCAGCACACGTACAGCCATTACGGTCTTCGAGATTGACAATGAGGACCGGGCGCTGTGGCCCGGTTCCTACGCCACCGTTCGTCTCACCGCACCGATCGAAAAGAACGTTCTCACCATTCCTACGACTGCATTGGTCTTCCAGGAGCACGGCGCGCAGATAGCTCTCGTGGGCGACGACGATCGCGTGCATTTCAAACCGATCACCATGAGCAGAGTCCTGGACAATGTCATGGAGATCACAGACGGGATTACCGAAAAAGACCGTATCATCAACAATCCCAGTGCCGCATTGCTGGAAGGCGACAAGGTTGTCATGGTTACGCCGGCACCGGGATATGAGCTGTCAGATGAACATTCACAAAAAGCGGGCGACAAGGAGGTCGCATCCAAATGA
- a CDS encoding Distantly related to nitrogen regulatory protein P-II, with protein MSLTLHPMKEIRVIVAGEHRAFVTDLLDRIKATGYTIIGNVSGKGHHGVREAHFMSSEQESLEIILTVVPEEKVEPILAGLRPLFERHSGVMFVADVAVSRQEYFGRKGAKS; from the coding sequence ATGAGTTTGACCTTGCATCCGATGAAGGAAATCCGCGTGATCGTCGCGGGGGAACACCGGGCGTTTGTCACCGATCTGCTGGATCGAATAAAAGCGACCGGCTACACGATCATCGGTAACGTTTCGGGGAAAGGGCACCATGGGGTACGGGAGGCACACTTCATGTCCAGTGAACAGGAGAGCCTCGAAATCATCCTGACGGTAGTACCGGAGGAAAAAGTTGAGCCGATTCTCGCTGGCCTACGCCCTCTTTTCGAGCGACATTCCGGCGTCATGTTCGTAGCCGATGTCGCGGTTAGCCGCCAGGAATACTTCGGAAGGAAAGGAGCTAAATCCTGA